A portion of the Halalkalicoccus tibetensis genome contains these proteins:
- a CDS encoding NAD(P)-dependent oxidoreductase — MLNVFTASARRFAEMPDKTIGFVGLGIMGLAMAKNLLDAGYPVVGHNRSADPVEELVEHGGKNGESPAGVAEESDVVLMCLPDSPDVERIILGDENEDSPITEGLSDGMVVIDHSTISPTVTEEIAAELAELGIELLDAPISGGEEGAIEGTLSIMVGGSEEALEEQRDLLDVMGETVTHCGPSGAGQTTKAANQIVVAAQMVGVSEALVFASQAGADLESVVDAISGGAAGCWTLDNRAPDMIQGDFDPGFFAEYQYKDLRIATDAGEAFGAPMPQTELAHELYKSMVGNDIGRDDNSGVMQVIEMLAGTEARADD; from the coding sequence ATGCTCAACGTATTTACTGCTAGCGCGAGACGATTCGCCGAGATGCCAGACAAAACGATCGGTTTCGTCGGACTCGGAATCATGGGATTGGCGATGGCGAAAAACCTCCTCGATGCAGGGTATCCCGTTGTCGGGCACAACCGTTCTGCGGACCCCGTCGAGGAGTTGGTCGAGCACGGCGGCAAGAATGGGGAATCCCCCGCGGGTGTCGCCGAAGAAAGCGACGTAGTTCTCATGTGTCTCCCCGACTCGCCGGACGTCGAGCGGATCATCCTCGGTGATGAGAACGAGGACAGTCCGATAACCGAGGGACTGAGCGACGGAATGGTTGTCATAGATCACTCGACGATCTCGCCGACGGTCACCGAGGAGATTGCCGCGGAGCTCGCGGAATTGGGTATTGAACTGCTCGACGCACCGATTTCGGGTGGTGAGGAGGGAGCGATCGAGGGGACGCTCTCGATCATGGTCGGGGGAAGCGAGGAGGCCCTCGAGGAGCAGCGCGACCTGCTCGACGTGATGGGCGAGACGGTGACGCACTGTGGCCCGAGCGGCGCGGGCCAGACGACCAAGGCCGCGAACCAGATCGTCGTCGCCGCCCAGATGGTCGGCGTCAGCGAGGCGCTGGTGTTCGCGAGCCAAGCGGGCGCGGACCTCGAGAGCGTCGTCGACGCCATCAGTGGGGGCGCGGCGGGCTGCTGGACGCTCGACAACCGCGCGCCGGACATGATCCAGGGCGACTTCGATCCAGGGTTCTTCGCCGAGTACCAGTACAAGGACCTCCGGATCGCCACCGACGCGGGCGAGGCGTTCGGCGCCCCGATGCCCCAGACCGAACTGGCCCACGAGCTCTACAAGTCGATGGTCGGCAACGACATAGGCCGGGACGACAACTCGGGCGTGATGCAGGTCATCGAAATGCTCGCGGGCACGGAAGCGCGCGCCGACGACTGA
- a CDS encoding DUF2797 domain-containing protein — protein MQIVGYESGAGDGEPALLLAWEGALEREPLRPGDPLEYALGERRCAGTITDEGHRACPNSDAPYCEDHSYTWVCARCTGTCLKDQMDCFEEHAVYLAAFAPATFKVGVTKAWRLETRLREQGADRAAHLHTVSNGRIAREIESEIAREVGDSVRVPTKIRGLAAPVDAAAWDALVGEYDPIETFAFEYGLALTERPVRETIASGTVLGTKGRVLVLERGATTYAVDMRDLVGYEVREGTSDRALQSSLGAFG, from the coding sequence GTGCAGATCGTGGGCTACGAGTCGGGGGCCGGAGACGGGGAGCCGGCCCTGCTTCTCGCATGGGAGGGGGCGCTCGAACGCGAGCCGCTGCGCCCGGGCGATCCCCTCGAGTACGCCCTCGGCGAGCGCCGCTGTGCGGGAACGATCACCGACGAGGGTCATCGAGCGTGCCCGAACTCCGATGCCCCCTACTGCGAGGACCACAGCTACACCTGGGTCTGTGCGCGCTGTACGGGCACCTGCCTGAAGGACCAGATGGACTGTTTCGAGGAGCACGCGGTCTACCTCGCCGCCTTCGCCCCGGCGACGTTCAAGGTCGGCGTCACCAAGGCGTGGCGCCTCGAGACCCGCCTGCGCGAGCAGGGCGCCGACCGCGCGGCCCACCTCCACACGGTGTCGAACGGCCGGATCGCCCGCGAGATCGAGAGCGAGATCGCCCGCGAGGTCGGCGACAGCGTGCGCGTCCCGACGAAGATCCGCGGGCTGGCCGCCCCGGTCGACGCCGCGGCCTGGGACGCGCTCGTGGGGGAGTACGATCCCATCGAGACGTTCGCCTTCGAGTACGGCCTCGCGCTCACCGAGCGCCCGGTCCGGGAGACGATCGCGAGCGGAACGGTTCTGGGAACCAAGGGGAGGGTCCTGGTGCTCGAACGCGGCGCGACGACCTACGCGGTCGACATGCGCGACCTCGTGGGCTACGAGGTCCGCGAGGGCACGAGCGATCGCGCGCTCCAGTCGAGCCTGGGCGCGTTCGGCTGA
- the acs gene encoding acetate--CoA ligase, with amino-acid sequence MNVHTMTAPADERYEPPRPFAEQANVSDPGIYEEFEDEWPDCWERAAALLDWHREHDRVLDDANAPFYEWFPGGELNAAYNCVDRHIEAGRKTQAALKWEGKRRETRTYTYQDLYGEVNEAAAALRDLGVEEGDVVTIYLPMIPELPITMLACARIGAPHSAVFAGFSADALATRMESADSEYLITCDGYYRRGNAFNQKSKADNALMALDREVTTVVVDRLGPDLDHGLDAGQYDYGELLFAHAGATVDPVPREAGDMLFLMYTSGTTGEPKGITHSTGGYLSYAAWTSRAVLDLEPEDTYWCSADIGWITGHSYTVYGPLALGTTTLLYEGTPDYPDRSRLWEIVERNAVDVFYTAPTAIRAFMKWGEEYPDGHDLSSLRLLGTVGEPINPRAWNWYREHIGGGDCPVVDTWWQTETGGMMVTTLPGVSSMKPGSAGPPLPGIGARVVGEDGSPVDPGETGYLVVDRPWPGMFRSLYGDDERYRDEYWEPFSEGDDWVYFSGDGAKVDEDGYITVLGRVDDVINVSGHRLGTMEIESAIVDIEGVAEAAVVGGDHERDGTAVHAYVSTDHSHEPSEALRERIVASVEEAIGPFARPEAVVFTPELPKTRSGKIMRRLLENIANQEPLGDTSTLRNPEVVGEIEATDDEL; translated from the coding sequence ATGAACGTTCACACGATGACCGCCCCCGCGGACGAGCGATACGAGCCGCCCCGTCCGTTCGCCGAGCAGGCGAACGTCTCGGATCCGGGGATCTACGAGGAGTTCGAGGACGAGTGGCCCGACTGTTGGGAGCGAGCGGCCGCCCTCCTGGACTGGCACCGCGAACACGATCGGGTCCTCGACGACGCGAACGCGCCCTTCTACGAGTGGTTCCCCGGCGGAGAGCTCAACGCCGCCTACAACTGCGTCGACCGCCACATCGAGGCGGGCCGCAAGACCCAGGCCGCGCTCAAGTGGGAGGGAAAGCGCCGCGAGACGCGCACCTACACCTACCAGGACCTCTACGGCGAGGTCAACGAGGCCGCCGCAGCGCTGCGCGACCTGGGCGTCGAGGAGGGCGACGTCGTGACGATCTACCTCCCGATGATCCCCGAGCTCCCGATCACGATGCTCGCGTGCGCGCGCATCGGGGCACCCCACTCGGCCGTCTTTGCGGGGTTCTCCGCCGATGCGCTCGCCACCCGGATGGAGTCGGCCGACTCGGAGTACCTGATCACCTGCGACGGCTACTACCGCCGGGGCAACGCCTTCAACCAGAAGAGCAAGGCCGACAACGCGCTCATGGCGCTCGACCGCGAGGTGACGACGGTGGTCGTCGATCGCCTCGGACCCGACCTCGATCACGGCCTCGACGCCGGCCAGTACGACTACGGGGAGCTGTTGTTCGCCCACGCGGGCGCGACCGTCGACCCCGTCCCGCGCGAGGCCGGTGACATGCTGTTCCTGATGTACACCTCCGGCACCACCGGCGAGCCAAAGGGCATCACCCACTCGACGGGGGGGTATCTCTCCTATGCCGCCTGGACCTCCCGGGCGGTGCTCGACCTCGAACCCGAGGACACCTACTGGTGTTCGGCCGACATCGGCTGGATCACCGGCCACTCCTACACCGTCTACGGCCCGCTCGCGCTCGGGACGACGACGCTGCTGTACGAGGGGACGCCGGACTACCCCGATCGCTCGCGGCTCTGGGAGATCGTCGAACGGAACGCCGTCGACGTGTTCTACACGGCCCCCACCGCGATTCGGGCGTTCATGAAGTGGGGCGAGGAGTACCCCGACGGGCACGACCTCTCCTCGCTGCGGTTGTTGGGCACCGTCGGAGAGCCCATCAACCCACGGGCCTGGAACTGGTACCGCGAGCATATCGGCGGTGGTGACTGCCCGGTCGTGGACACGTGGTGGCAGACCGAGACCGGCGGGATGATGGTCACCACCCTGCCAGGGGTCTCGTCGATGAAGCCCGGCTCGGCGGGCCCGCCGCTCCCGGGGATCGGCGCGCGCGTCGTCGGCGAGGACGGATCGCCGGTCGATCCCGGCGAGACGGGCTACCTCGTCGTCGACCGGCCGTGGCCGGGGATGTTCCGGAGCCTCTACGGGGACGACGAGCGCTACCGGGACGAGTACTGGGAACCGTTCTCGGAGGGCGACGACTGGGTCTACTTCTCCGGCGACGGCGCGAAAGTCGACGAGGACGGCTACATCACGGTGCTCGGCCGGGTCGACGACGTGATCAACGTCTCGGGCCATCGCCTGGGAACCATGGAGATCGAGAGCGCCATCGTCGATATCGAGGGCGTCGCCGAGGCCGCCGTCGTCGGCGGCGATCACGAACGCGACGGGACCGCGGTCCACGCCTACGTCAGCACCGACCACAGCCACGAGCCGAGCGAGGCGCTGCGCGAGCGGATCGTCGCGAGCGTCGAGGAGGCGATCGGTCCGTTCGCCAGACCCGAGGCCGTCGTCTTCACGCCCGAACTGCCCAAGACCCGTTCGGGCAAGATCATGCGCCGGCTGCTCGAGAACATCGCGAACCAGGAGCCGCTGGGCGACACCTCGACGCTGCGAAACCCCGAGGTCGTCGGGGAGATCGAGGCCACCGACGACGAGCTCTGA
- a CDS encoding ribonuclease P — MSIARERIDRLEALAREAAAEGEDDRAREYVALARRIAERNRLRFPRSFERATCSRCDRYHRPGRNARVRLQDGHVVVTCECGAHGRYPYRS; from the coding sequence ATGTCCATCGCCCGCGAGCGCATCGACCGACTGGAGGCGCTGGCCCGCGAGGCCGCCGCCGAGGGCGAGGACGACCGGGCCCGCGAGTACGTCGCGCTCGCGCGGCGGATCGCCGAGCGGAACCGCCTTCGGTTCCCCCGGTCGTTCGAGCGGGCGACCTGTAGTCGCTGTGATCGGTACCACCGTCCGGGCCGCAACGCCCGCGTCAGGCTGCAGGACGGCCACGTCGTCGTGACCTGCGAGTGTGGTGCCCACGGCCGATACCCCTATCGCTCGTAG
- a CDS encoding ATP-binding protein — MLTEDWEELSIETLIRAIENGYSEGKELEFKRQQNPDEVGHKQTTVGEVISFANASGGDLVIGMAEDEGVASGLWPVQYDDVDDEKNRWIDIIKRNTDPELPQHLIDIKPVEVTDDYAEYVDDDCPLQTGYVLVTRVQRSWRAPHRETLKHQFYERSSGGKTELDTGAIRQAMFQGELLTERAREFRDNRLAAIRADDVTVRMKSDPKMVLHVVPSNAFSLERLIDPSAAAPDQADQDVPSLLHPRGIIGNWTRYTADGFLRAQTDSEDWCTSYTLTFRSGVIEALTTNSYIEDSEYISSGHVRNCLEEGLPTYEEFLVHQGGTYPIYCFLSVLGGQGLPVQETSHRKPDDLERIDRDVAQLPAVRIESSQTDLGTIINELLDSLYNASGRAQEMRSED, encoded by the coding sequence ATGCTCACAGAAGACTGGGAGGAACTTTCCATTGAGACTCTTATTCGAGCTATAGAAAACGGGTACTCAGAAGGAAAGGAGCTTGAATTCAAACGTCAGCAAAACCCGGATGAAGTAGGCCACAAACAGACGACAGTTGGAGAGGTGATTTCGTTCGCAAACGCGAGTGGCGGTGATCTCGTCATTGGGATGGCCGAGGATGAAGGAGTAGCATCCGGACTCTGGCCAGTCCAGTATGACGATGTTGACGATGAGAAGAATCGTTGGATTGATATTATTAAACGGAATACAGATCCGGAACTTCCACAACATCTCATCGACATTAAACCCGTGGAGGTCACAGACGACTATGCGGAATATGTTGATGACGACTGTCCATTACAAACAGGTTATGTTCTCGTAACCCGAGTCCAACGCAGTTGGCGAGCCCCACACCGGGAGACACTGAAACACCAGTTTTATGAACGGAGTTCAGGAGGGAAGACCGAGTTAGATACTGGGGCAATTCGACAGGCAATGTTCCAAGGCGAATTACTCACCGAAAGGGCGCGCGAGTTTCGTGATAATCGGCTTGCTGCAATCCGTGCTGATGATGTGACGGTACGGATGAAGTCTGACCCGAAAATGGTCCTCCATGTCGTTCCGAGTAATGCCTTCTCTCTTGAACGCTTGATCGATCCGTCTGCTGCGGCTCCAGACCAAGCAGATCAGGATGTTCCTTCTCTTCTGCATCCAAGAGGAATTATTGGTAACTGGACACGGTATACTGCTGATGGCTTTCTTCGTGCACAAACTGATTCGGAAGACTGGTGTACGAGTTATACGTTAACGTTCCGTTCTGGCGTCATCGAGGCACTAACTACAAATTCGTATATCGAGGACTCTGAATACATTTCTTCGGGGCACGTTCGGAACTGTCTGGAAGAGGGACTTCCAACATACGAGGAGTTCCTAGTTCATCAAGGCGGTACGTATCCAATATACTGTTTCTTAAGCGTACTCGGGGGGCAGGGACTTCCAGTACAGGAAACTTCCCATCGAAAACCTGATGATCTGGAGAGGATTGACCGAGATGTGGCTCAATTACCAGCAGTTCGGATTGAGTCCTCCCAGACCGATCTCGGTACTATAATCAATGAACTGCTTGATTCCTTATATAATGCGAGCGGAAGGGCTCAGGAGATGAGATCTGAGGATTGA
- a CDS encoding mechanosensitive ion channel family protein, whose product MVLEGVLVDLGLAQGPAAAIDGAIRFLVAFVVLLLVGRALVLPVLDRAFESRDLDPHARRPLRKLAWFGLLFGIVAVAFGFAGYGNFLTSLATIAAAAALAIGIAMQSVISNFVAGVFIFTEKPFRIGDWIEWDGGEYSGIVEDISLRVTRVRTFDNELVTVPNSELTDNAVKNPVAKDKLRQKFVFGVGYDDDIGQASDIIIEEAEDHEEILESPEPTVRLTELNDSDVGLQSRYWIADPARADFVRIRGEYVQRVKERFDREAIDIPYPYRTLEGGLSVESLDSLRQGGEPAE is encoded by the coding sequence ATGGTGCTGGAGGGGGTCCTCGTCGATCTCGGGCTCGCGCAGGGTCCGGCGGCCGCGATCGACGGCGCGATCCGCTTTCTCGTCGCGTTCGTCGTCCTCCTGCTGGTCGGGCGCGCGCTCGTCCTGCCGGTCCTCGACCGAGCCTTCGAGAGCCGCGACCTCGATCCCCACGCCCGCCGCCCGCTGCGGAAGCTCGCGTGGTTCGGGCTGCTGTTCGGGATCGTCGCGGTCGCCTTCGGCTTCGCGGGTTACGGGAACTTCCTCACCTCGCTGGCGACGATCGCCGCCGCCGCGGCGCTCGCGATCGGGATCGCGATGCAGTCGGTGATCTCGAACTTCGTCGCCGGCGTCTTCATCTTCACCGAGAAGCCGTTCCGGATCGGCGACTGGATCGAGTGGGATGGCGGCGAGTACTCGGGGATCGTCGAGGACATCAGCCTCCGCGTGACGCGGGTGCGTACCTTCGACAACGAGCTCGTCACCGTCCCGAACTCCGAGCTCACGGACAACGCGGTGAAGAACCCCGTCGCGAAGGACAAGCTCCGACAGAAGTTCGTCTTCGGCGTCGGCTACGACGACGACATCGGGCAGGCGAGCGATATCATCATCGAGGAGGCCGAGGACCACGAGGAGATCCTCGAGAGCCCCGAGCCGACGGTCAGGCTCACGGAGCTCAACGACTCCGACGTCGGCCTGCAGTCGCGCTACTGGATCGCCGACCCCGCCCGCGCGGACTTCGTTCGGATCCGCGGGGAGTACGTCCAACGGGTGAAGGAGCGCTTCGACCGCGAGGCGATCGACATTCCCTACCCGTATCGCACCCTCG
- a CDS encoding YhbY family RNA-binding protein, with protein sequence MSDQRDVQDLRKEAHETDVTVWVGKSGIDAVTEELDDQLSARELVKVKFHRAARGGTTTEALAEELADAVDATLVETRGNTAVYH encoded by the coding sequence ATGAGCGACCAGCGAGACGTGCAGGACCTCCGCAAGGAGGCCCACGAAACGGACGTGACGGTGTGGGTCGGTAAGAGCGGGATCGACGCGGTCACCGAGGAGCTCGACGACCAGCTCTCGGCCCGCGAACTGGTGAAGGTGAAGTTCCACCGGGCGGCCCGCGGCGGGACGACGACCGAGGCGCTCGCCGAGGAGCTCGCCGACGCGGTCGACGCTACCCTCGTCGAGACGCGGGGCAACACGGCGGTGTACCACTGA